Genomic DNA from bacterium HR17:
GCGGACAGTTGCCCAGCGATACGGCTATGGTATCATCGCCTTCTGCTTGATGCCTGACCACCTTCATGTATTGGTTCAAGCAAAAGAAAATTGCCAATCGCTGGAACGGTTCATCGGAGCATTAAAAAGCGTTACCACACGCCATTACTGGCGACATGGAGGACAAGGAAAACTTTGGCAGCGGGGGTTTTACGAGCATATAGTGAGACGAGACGAGGATTTAGCAACGATCAGCGACTACATCATGACTAACCCTGTTAGGTCAGGGTTGGTTGAAGAACTTGAGGAATATCCATGGTTAGGGCAATGGGATGAACCTATCGTGTGAGTTTGCAAAATAAGTAGCGTCGTCCCTTGTGGACGACGGCAGTTACATCCGTCGGGGATAAACCCCGACGC
This window encodes:
- the rayT gene encoding REP-associated tyrosine transposase; its protein translation is MNPKQLVKMVMQNWKDYKTFRRRRSLRLPDFDYSQPYRCYHVIIGTYKGKKLFKNPALNDTVITTLRTVAQRYGYGIIAFCLMPDHLHVLVQAKENCQSLERFIGALKSVTTRHYWRHGGQGKLWQRGFYEHIVRRDEDLATISDYIMTNPVRSGLVEELEEYPWLGQWDEPIV